One Glycine soja cultivar W05 chromosome 7, ASM419377v2, whole genome shotgun sequence genomic window, gaagaatttAACAAGGTTgtttcaaaggataagcatttgcttcaagaataattcaagattgcttcaacaaacaaagccttgtttcaagattcactaaagatcaaGTCTTGTCTTAAAACAAaatgctttcaagacatgcaagattctggtaatcgattaccaggaagtgtaatcgattaccaaaagacaAGGTTGAAAAATaactgttgaaaaaggttttgaatttgaattttcaacatgtaatcgattaccatatgtctgtaatcgattaccagcaacgaaactcctgaaattcaaattcaagagtcataacccttcaaattatgactgtgtaatcgattacacaaacattgtaatcgattatcagtggagagttttcagaaaaactaccaacagtcacatcttttcattggattggtgaatgaccatcaaaggcctataaataggtgacttgggcacgaattttagagagaattttgctggtccaaaatgtcttatcctctcaaaagacaatgagagagattccaagagaacttcattatCAAATgttctctcaaaagaaactcttggacAAACACTTACAAAttcattaagagttcatccatgaatcttcattgtaatattcttctcttgaagagagaattcttctttcattcttcttattcaatgagattggttaagagactatgagtctcttgttgtaaagcatctgaacacaagggatgggttgtccctgtgtggttcagactttgtaaaaggattttacaaagatagtggaaatctcaagtgggttgcttgagtactggacgtaggcacgggacgtggccgaaccagtataaaactgtgattgcattctctcttcccttatctcatttattttattgcaatcaattttgccttgcatgtttaaagaaaattattaaattgattgttgttacttcttctgcattctaagtctatctctcttaagattattgaggccacaaggtccaacaatgGGATCCTTCATAATGGAGAATGAAAGCTATCTTAGCATGAAAATCATGAGGTTCTTGATCAAAAGTGAATATATGAAAGGTGTGATAAGTCCCCACAATAGTGTAGGTACTCCTGACACGTATTTTCTCTTTCAGCACGCCTCTCACACCTTGTGGGAGTAGTCACACTAGTGTGAGGCGTatcaaaatgactatttacaaatttttaattttattttcaattaggtTTGGACCTATgacttatttttaagttttaaatagaCATTTAAGAgattcttgtttgaattctCTTGTGAAAGCTTAAGATCGAAGATCATGTTTTTCTAGATTTTTCCAATCCCATTCTcaatttctatttctttttgggTTACTATGTGTGAGTAGAATCCTATTTTCTAAGAATAGGGTTAAGCCCTTGGGAACTAACTTGGtttagttaaaataattaaagaagaaaTTAATGGTGAACCTAATTGTTGAAAACCCTTGATAAAGACTTAAGCTTTTAACCATGAAAGTAGGTTTGATCCTTTGAGAAATCAACACCTACCATAAAAGATCTAATTGAACATAACTATCATGAAAGTAtgagtaaattaaattaggcCTGTCTTCCTATCTTGAAAgagaatataatttattttaggttaATTCATCTTCATAGAGAACCAAATAGAGCAATTGGTTGGTGGATTAAGCACATTGAAACCCATTGTGTATAATGTTGTAGTTTTTCctaattttgtgattaaatgttTGATTAAAAATGCAACacgaaactaaatttaaatttatgttatttcatgAAGAAAACGCGATCCATGTGGAGAGGCCGATAATTTTATTACTAGAGCAATTGCAAGAGCAAAACCTCACTgatccaaaacaaaataatgagaTGAAAGAGAAACCAGCGTACGTACTGAGTATACGATCATAATAAGCCATATATATGAAGAAAAATGTTCTTACTAACCAGTATCAAAGCCTTTATTACAGTTCTATCAATGGGGGAGCCAGTAGTGTTATTCTTTTCCATGGAAAGCAAAACGTCCACAAAATCATTCTGCTGCTTactatcaacatcaacatcccCATTTCTTCCATTCCTAACATGATCCTCAATCACTTCATCTATAAACTGGTCCAAATGTTTGGCCACTTCTTGTGCTCTATCAAACAAACCACTGACCTTGCTCATCAGCCAATCAAGCCAAGGCACATAGTCCCCTATAGACACAGCACCCAACAACTCCCCAAACTCCAACAACAAACTCTGAAACTCCCTTTCTCCTCCCCCACGGTATCTTTTACCCAAAGCCACTCTACACGCTACATCATTCGTAATTGCAGCACACATATCAGTCAAATTCACATGCAATGAATCACTACAACACTCCCTAATGTTATCCATCATTCTAGCAGTTTCCTCCTCTCTCACACCTCGAAAGGATTGAACCCTTTTGGTGCTAAGAAGGTGCGACACACTCAAACTCCTTATTTGCCTCCAGTATTCTCCGTACTTAGAACTTGCAAGGTCTTTGGAACCGTACAAGAGGATATCATTTATCTTACGTTGTGGCCTGTCTGAGAAGACAAGGTCATGAGTTCTCATCACCTCACGTGCTGCATCAGCAGATGAGACCACAAGTACTGGCACCTTCCCGAAATGAAGCAGCATTAGAGGGCCATATTTTTTAGCCAATGTTTGGAGTGTGCGGTGTGGGAACAAACCAAGTTGGTGCAGATTACCCAGCAGAGGTAACCTTGGAGGTGAAGGGGGTGAGTTTTTGGAGGTTACTGCATTGGAATACCATTTGATCATGAATGCAAGAGAAAGGCAGAGAACAAAGACAGTGAAGAAAAGCATTGTGAATGAATGCGAATTTTCGTGGGGCATGAAACTTGGTACCATATGCTGAGTGGTGATGACTACTATGAATATATGGTACTGATTAATTTAATCTTGCATGGTAAGGTAAGGGAAAAAGACACGTTAGGTTAAAAACTTGCACATGTGGCAAGAAATATGTGGGTGGCAAGATGTGTGGGAAAGTCAAAGGCTGAGTGGGGATATCCAAATTGAGTGACTCTTGTTCTTGGTACAGGGCATGGAagattttcttctctcttttctttaatCTTAGCTCCTAATGTAATGCACTTTTGCTTGTCtctttttagaatttaattctTGGCTTAATGAATTAGtccctttatttatttagaatgtTCAATTGAAGCATGGAAAACAAGATAATTCACACTACTAGACAATGGATATTTTTCAAATCTTATCACCCGTATCAACTCGTAGCAATGattgaaaaaacttttaatgAAAGACAAGAGGATGAAATTGCTTTGATATCCTTAACTGAAAATTCGAACGTTGCAATATTTGCAGAAATTAAAAACGTATTTATATAACACCttccttttgttttctctcGTTTCTTGCTGTATATCTTGTCAGCAAAGTCTCGTAGTTGacccttattttctttttcacaatTTTGAGAACCTATCCTTGTTTCTACTATATATCACTTTAATAACAAATCATCGTAGGGAACTCTTATACCAGCAAAGGTCATACAACACCACTGTCCAATAATATAAGCCAGTACATATATATGAACGAAACCATAAATAGTACCGAAGATTTTTTTTGAGATCTAATCAACTCAAATTTTGATAAACATGTGACCCTATTAATCCAAGTTGCCTCTAAACAATTTATTATAAGAAGCAGAATCATTCCGTACAACGGCGGAAGTAATGGGGAAGCAACATTACATGTGCCAAACCCCAGATCCAAGACagaattcaaaaaagaaaaaactaactgTTGATAAATGTGGCAAATCATatgatgtaaaattaaaaaaagggtaAGAAGAAAAATGGAATGGAAAAGAAACCAGGTGTAAGAACATAATAacctatagaaaaaaaaaaaatgatgttcttATTACTAACCGGTATCAAAGCCTTTATTGCAGTTCTATCAATGGGGGAGCCagttgtgttattttatttctatggaAAGCAAAGCATCCACAAAATCATTCATTCTGCTCCTCactatcaacatcaacatcaacatcaacatccaCACCTCTTCCATTTCTAAAATGCTCCTCAATCACTTCATTTATAAACTGATTTAATAGTTTGGCCACTCTGTGTGCTCTCTCAAACAAACCACTAACCTTGTTCGTCAGCCTATCAAGCCAAGGCACATAGTCCCCAATAGACACAGTACCCAACAACTCCCCAAACTCTAACAGCAAATGCTGAAACTCCCTCCCATTATAATACTGATAAtgggaagagagaaaaaaaaaacattattcacagCAAATTATTCTAAGTTTGTGATAGCTGCGAACCGCAAGCATGCAGCAATATGTGAgcaacatatttttgttttagttcttaGAAAACACCATTAATATTTTTGCAGATTTGAGTTAAATTAGTTGCTTAGGGAATTATATTGCAAGGACAAGAACTATTAATTACTTCAAGATAAATTCAACTTTTACACAAATCAGAGTAGGATCAAGGGGTAACTTATAGTGGTGGCTTCCTAGTTGCCACGGGAAAGGTTGGATTACCAAGCACATAATAAGCCATATCAAGTAATAAATTACCGTGTTAAATTATTCGCAAAGAGAAATAATAACACATACAACATACTGTTAAACTCTTAATTCAACCAATAGTAATAGTGTAAGCCAAACTCTAATGTCAACCAACATTAGTAGTTTATATCTATAACCTGCCAAATTAGATGAACAACACATAATCATCCGTTAAGCAGTAACAAAGCTTGTGCAATCCATTAAACCACAGTTGGAAACGAGAGAAACCTGCAGACACAAATGCATCCACAACGTAAAAGAGTCATGTGTGTTACAATATAAAACACAACCTTATTGCTTTTATAATAACTTCTTTTTATGGTCATTATATACTAATTTCTCTCATATGCAGTTGCTACTGCAAGGAGAGGAGATATTCTACTAGCAGCAAGGCCAGCCGTTTCAGACATGTCCAAGTCCTCCCCTGCACCCCCATCAGGCAAAGACCAATCAAATTGGTGAACAAGGTTTGCTAACACCATCTCAATTATAATTGTAGTAAACCTTACTCCAGGCAACCCCTTCTTCTAGCACCAAATGGTATAAGCTCAAAATCATGTCCTTTGAAGTCTATTGAACTTCTGAGGAACCTTTCTGGTTTAAATAATAGAGGTTGGTCCCAAGGTGAAGGGTCTCTGGCAATTGCCCATGCATTCACTAATACCACAGTGCCAACTGCAATGTCATAGTCCTTCACTTTGATATCTTCCATGCATTTCCTAGGGACCATTAAGGGAATTGAGGGATGAAGCCGAAGACTTTCTTTGATCACAGCCTTCAAGTAGTTCATTTGGCCCAAATCATCCTCAGTTACCTGAGTCCTATTACCAACCACGCTTCTTACCTCTTCTTGCAATTTATGCATCACAGTTGGGTGCTTTAACACTTCTGACATTGTCCAATCCATGGCTGTGGTAATGTCACTACCAGCAACAAACATGTCCTGAACAAAAGGAAAGCAAAGTTACAACACACCGTGCTGATTTAACAATAGTGTTTCAATTTCAATAGTATGAAATATATACTAAACTTCataaacattgaaaattttGCATGAGCTAATTTACTCAAGAAAATAACGTACATGGGCAAGTTTGAGATAATTACAAGAAAAAAGGATTAAAtgtgtttttactttttgatcCATGCAATATAAATATGGATTCCATTTAATTAGTCCCTCCATTATGGAAATATATTCGTAAAAGAACCATCTCTTTTTGTCTCTGGTTTATGATACATGAcacattttcataaataagGAACTAAATGGAAATGAGTTTTTTGGTACGGATTAAATGTGGACAATACCCCATTTGAAGAGACTAAAAGCATATTTAACCCCTAACTTTTGTTTCCACTCCTTTCTTGCTTTATATCTTGGCAGCAAATTCTTGCATTGcccctcattttctttttcgCAACTTCCAGAACCTATCCTTGTGTGTAAATGTACAATAGCAGATTAATAACAAATCATCACAGGAAACTCATATACAAAGGTCACATTATATATCACCACTGTCCAAAAATAAAAGCCATTACAGatgaaataaaccaaaaaaaagacaGATATTTGAAAtctaatcaattcaaattttgagaAACATGTGACCCTTTTAATCTAAGTTGCCTCTActtattaatcttttttaagAAACAGAATCAGCCCAAGCATCGACAAAAGTGAAGGAGAAGCAATATTTACATCTGCAAAACCTCACAGATCCAAAACAGaatacaaaaagtaaaaaaatgagaTGTAAGAGAAACCAGGTGTAGTAACGTAACAAActcaaaaaaaatgatgttcttACTAACCAGCATCAAACCCTTTATTGCATTTCTATTAATTAGGGAGCCAGTAGTGTTACTCTTTTCTATGGATAGGAAAACGTCCACAAAATCACTCTGCTCCTCactatcaacatcaacatcccCGTCTCTTCTATTCCTAACATGTTCCTGAATCACTTCCTCTATAAACTGGTCCAAATGTTTAGCCACTCTTTGTGCTCTCTCATACAAGCCAAGGTACATAGTCCCTTAAAATAGACACAGCACCCAACATCTCCTCAAACTCTTGACAACAAATTCTGAAACTCCCTCCCTTCCTTCCCACAGTACCTCCTTCCCAGAGCCACTCTACACGTCACGTCATTCGTAAGTGCAGCAAACATATCAGTCAAATTCACATGCAACAAATCACTACAACACTGTTTCCTCCTCTCAAACCGCGATAGGATTGAACCATTTTGGTGCTGAGAAGGTGTGACACACTCAAACTCCGTACTTGCCTCCAATATTCTTCGTACGTGCATGGAACATGCGAGGTCTTTGGAACCGTACATGAGGACATCATTCATCTTAAGATGTGGCCTGTCAGAGAAGACCAGGTCATGAGTTTTCATCAACTCA contains:
- the LOC114420663 gene encoding cytochrome P450 71A8-like, which codes for MYLGLYERAQRVAKHLDQFIEEVIQEHVRNRRDGDVDVDSEEQSDFVDVFLSIEKSNTTGSLINRNAIKGLMLDMFVAGSDITTAMDWTMSEVLKHPTVMHKLQEEVRSVVGNRTQVTEDDLGQMNYLKAVIKESLRLHPSIPLMVPRKCMEDIKVKDYDIAVGTVVLVNAWAIARDPSPWDQPLLFKPERFLRSSIDFKGHDFELIPFGARRRGCLE
- the LOC114420664 gene encoding cytochrome P450 71A6-like, whose translation is MTPRKLAFIHTIFLLCCSLMFIIKQYSNAATTKNSPSALPRLPLVGNLHQLGLFLHRTLQTLAKKYGPLMLLHFGEVAVLVVSSADAARELMKTHDLVFSDRPHLKMNDVLMYGSKDLACSMHVRRILEASTEFECVTPSQHQNGSILSRFERRKQCCSDLLHVNLTDMFAALTNDVTCRVALGRRYCGKEGREFQNLLSRV
- the LOC114419522 gene encoding cytochrome P450 71A24-like: MVPSFMPHENSHSFTMLFFTVFVLCLSLAFMIKWYSNAVTSKNSPPSPPRLPLLGNLHQLGLFPHRTLQTLAKKYGPLMLLHFGKVPVLVVSSADAAREVMRTHDLVFSDRPQRKINDILLYGSKDLASSKYGEYWRQIRSLSVSHLLSTKRVQSFRGVREEETARMMDNIRECCSDSLHVNLTDMCAAITNDVACRVALGKRYRGGGEREFQSLLLEFGELLGAVSIGDYVPWLDWLMSKVSGLFDRAQEVAKHLDQFIDEVIEDHVRNGRNGDVDVDSKQQNDFVDVLLSMEKNNTTGSPIDRTVIKALILDMFVAGTDTTHTALEWTMSELLKHPMVMHKLQDEVRSVVGNRTHVTEDDLGQMNYLKAVIKESLRLHPPLPLIVPRKCMEDIKVKGYDIAAGTQVLVNAWVIARDPSSWNQPLEFKPERFLSSSVDFKGHDFELIPFGAGRRGCPGITFATNIIEVVLANLVHQFDWSLPGGAAGEDLDMSETAGLAVHRKSPLLAVATAYQRN